Below is a genomic region from Mustela lutreola isolate mMusLut2 chromosome 1, mMusLut2.pri, whole genome shotgun sequence.
CTCTTGATTAGGGCAAAGGACGACCTCATCTCAAAGCCAGAGGCTTTCCCTCATGCTGATTAATAGCAGTGAAGGGCATCATAGCCCCCTGTGGGCAACTAGCTGGTTCCGAATGCTCAGCAGGACCACACCTCTGCAGGGTGTGCAGTTGACTTCCTGGGCCTCCAGTGTTCTTTCTCTTAGCATCCCACCCCTTGCCTTTCAACTGACTAAGTCCTATTGAAATTTCTGGTGTTAGCCTAATATCAtgtcctcagagaggcctttcctgaTGGCTACAGCTAATTGTGTTTCCCATTGGGTATTTTAGCACCTTCTGCCTTTGCAACTTCTCACACATCTTCCAAACACGCACACCTGTACATTTtggggtaaagattttatttccttattttagagagagagagagcacacatgagtggggggaaggacagagggagggagaatctcaagcagactcaccactgagcatggaccccaccatggggttccatcccaagaccctgagatcatgacctgagcaaaatcaagagtcaatcaAGATGCTCAACAGACAGTCACCCAGGCAGCCTGCACTCATGTACCAGATGTatatgcatgtgtctgtgtgtctgtgtgtctatttgGAAGTGTTTAGATGTTTTCTCTTCCTAAATGGAAAGCTCTACGAGGTAAGACATCATAACGTTTAACCTTATTCTAGCACATGGGTAGGGACTTGATATAACGTACTACAAACAAGAAGATAATACATGTTGAAAATGATTCTGAGGCTTTGACTTACTGATGAGTTGTTTCTTTATGTAGTTAGAGCTTGTTTCTATATTAGTGTGTGTCCCACATGGTGTAATGATTTGTTAAGCTATCTGCCTCTTCTGCCGGACAATGATCTCTTCAAGGACAATTCTGTGtgacttacactttttttttttttttaatacccagCATCCAATGCAATGATTCATACAGAATATGCTATGACTTAGACAAGTGTATTGCCTTAAAACTTGAGATCCCAAATAGggttagtgacaaagagaagagATAAAAGGGATGGTTTGGGGGATGAAGGGGCAGCACCCTGGCTTTGTGCGACCTTACCCCTGGATTTCAATATTTGCAGGAAGTGGTAAGTGACCATTAAATGATGCTTTCTCTGCATTAAATGAAATTGTTCAACatccatgcacaaaaataaaagacatctgcCTCTGAGGAGGTATAGCTTAGTGAAAAAACTGTGTCATGTCTCAGGAGCTGGCACTGTTGATTTTTAGTAGCAAACCACTAGGGAAATAAACAAGATGTCTGagcaattttgaattattttttttaaagattttgtttatttgtttgacagacagagatcacaagtaggcagagaggctggcagagagaggaggaagcagacttcccggggagcagagagcccggtgcggagctcgatccaaggaccctgggatcatgacctgagctgaaggcagaggctttaacccactgagtcacccaggtgcccccattttgaaTTACTGGAGAAAAGCTAATGAAAACGACTGTAATCTCCACTTACTGctttgatataaatataaatataaacatacacataaatttgttgttgctgttaactATTACTTAATAAATGCCTTTATTTTGTAGACAAAACATTTTAAGGCACTGAACTTATGGTGAGGAGATAATAAAAGAAGattgtaatatataaaattcatgaaCTGAATGCTTAATACGTGAGTGTTCTCCAAGGTCCATGTGCATTTTGGGGTTAATGATCTTACTTCTTCTCCTATAACCATCACAGTATGCTACTTATGATCAGGTTGTATTTTGTGTGCCAATAACATTGTATAATATACAGAGTAATCTCtttattagagaaagaagaatgaaggaaAGTAGTGCGGTGGTTAAAAGCAGAGTTTCAAATCCCCACTCTGTCACTTACTTAGTTATCTGATCTTGGAGCAAATTTCCTAATTTCTTTGcacttcagttttcttctctataaTGCTGTGGATACGAATAGTAACAATAACAAATAGTCGCTAACATTTATATACCGGTCTTTGTGTGACATGCACTACTTCTAGCCTTTGAATTTATTAACTCTTAACTTCCACATCAACTCTGGGAGATAGGCAATATTATTATACCATTTTAGAGAcgaagaaaccaaggcacagagaggttatgcAACCTGCCCAAAATTATGCAACTAGCAAATGAcagaaccatttaaaaaaaattttttttaaagattttatttatttatttgacagacagagactacaagtaggcagagaggcaggcagagagagagaggaggaagcaggctctccaaggagcagagagcccgatgcggggctcaatcccaggaccctgagatcatgacccgagctgaaggcagaggctttaacccacttagccacacaggcacccctgacagaACCATTTAAACCCAATTATCCTCTCTGCAGAGGATGTCGTGTTAACCAGATCATAGCTATCTTGtgaaaattatataattcatGCCTACAAAACACTCAATATGTCTGGCGTATTAAAATTTATCAATAAAGTTTAgctattataataaattaaaatgtcataAATTGTCAATGAGATATTTTGTTTGCTAGATTGTGGAATACTGaagtgtaaaaaaataataataaaaaggtaaTGAAGGCATTTTCCCCCCAACAGTTTGGTGAAAATTAGTAATATATGACAACAAAGCAATAACAATTTTGATTTCGTGTTCACTGTGTAAGATGAGCGTGGGTGTAAATTTCAGGGTCTAAGAAATAccagaaggagggggaagagagagggcaaaatgggtgaagagggaTAGAAAGCACGGGCTTCCTGTTACGGAATGAGGAGATCATGGGGATAAAGGCACCGCATAGGGAATACAGGAAACGATGTTGTAATAATGTTGTAATGAGACGCCTACATTTTTGGTGGACATAGCATAAGGTATCGGGAAGTTTAATCACTATGCTGAAATGAATGCAACATTGggtgtcaactatattcaaataaaaacaatttttaaaagaatgaaagttcTCTTGATTATAAAGCAATAATTAGAAGTTTGATaaagtttacattttcattttacttatttacaagGTTGATTCTAATACTAAAATTGTAACCATGGAGATATTaagtaaatgcaaatatatacaaaCATGTCAGGTTAAAACATTTAGCACTATATAGAacctgtattattattatattgaaaATGCTGGAGTTTTTTAATAGAAAACGTTAAAGcttttcatcatatttttaaaagatttatttatttatttgacagagacaggaagagaaaagcagcagaaggagggggagaagcagactccttgctgagcaaggagcccaatgtgggactccatcccgggaccttgagataatgacctgagccaaaggcagccacttaatggactgagccaccaggcgcccctcatcatgTTTTTTATTCTActcatattaaatatattctctttaaaataagtaaccACTGCTTACAAGACTCACATTctacaactttattatttttacagtttgaagcctaaaataaacattagaaaaatctttcagaaaatgcTTTGAAACAAGACATCCTAAGACTAAGACATTGAAAAACTCTATTAAGTGCTTAAATAAATCAACAAACGTTTCTTGAGCAAGTGCTCCTTTCTGGGATCTGTGTGATTCCGAAAATCATCAACCATTCTGAAATCTATTAATCGTCATGAGCATAGCTAGTCTAACAGAAAGGTATAGAGCAAGATAGGTTTAATGCACATATAAGtatttgaagagaaaattttAGATAAAGGGATGCAAAACAGAGTGCCACATTTAACCAAGAGTTAGAGAACAAGCCCCACATTATATGTTGAAAGTAAGTTTGCTTATTGTCACCTTCTCTCTGTCATCTATTAACCGGTCTTCTCAGAAAGTCATGACTTTGGGGGGCAGAATGGAAAACACATCCAAAATTTAATACAATATGAAGAGGTATTTTGGATAAATAAGAACTCCAGGAAGTCAAGCCTTCAAACTCTTACTGTTCTTGGGAGATAAAGAGGTTGGACAGAAAGTGAACAGATTAAGCTGTTGACCCACTGCTTTCCAAAATTTTCTGGactattttcttgattttggGAGCTTCTGGGTCCAAGCAGATTTCCTTCCCATTCCTCAGTGTGGCTCTGCAAGAGAGAATGGAATTTTCTGTGAGTGCCCGGGCATTAGAAGGGACACACGGGGCTGGAAACAATAGTGTCAGTGGGTGTGGAAGTGGAGAGTTTCCCTAACCCAATAAGGCGATGGTACAGAAGCAGGGACTTACATCACTTCGACGTTGGCACAATGGGGTCCTGCTCTGAGCACCTCTAAACTTTGGATGTTACTTGGATGAATGCCAGAGACGGTATTCAAGCACATGCAGCGAAGTTCAACGAACCGCTTCTTGTCCACACTGGGAGCTAGGGTAGAAagtgtggctcagttagtggtCACGATTATAGCGGAGATCTTATCTCTTGACGTTTTCCCTAGTCCCTTTATTTGTTAACTCTACCTCTCTCATAAAGCCACTGTGTCTACGATCATCTTCAAGCCTTCTGTGAAGTATCTTAGCAGAGTGCCGGGGCACATCTTAAGTGTCCTTGCAACATCTGCAACATCCCCTCGTCACTTACGAGCTATTAATATTATGCCCATCTCCAGCCCCAGGAgaaccagggcagactctccccCAGACACTGCTGCAGGGCAGCAGACACTCGACTCAGTTTTCCCTGAGTTTCTCTTACTTTTTCCAGCAGTCCAGGGAAAGAGCGTCAGGAGCAGGGATAGCAGGAACAGCCCCTGTAGGACCCGGAGGGGGCTGGTGCCGGGACAGGAGGAGGTGGCCTTACGTCTGCAGCTCATGGTGGAGAAGACTAAGCTGGAGTCGTTCCTCGAGACAGGAGACCTCGCTGTGAGAGTGTAGGGTTGCCTAGAAGTTTGCGGCAATGGGGTTTTTCCTGCTCTCCTGATGCCTTTTATACAAGCTACCTCAAGGCCAGTAAGGAGGAAAAAGATAGGGAAGGAGAGGTGAGGATAGAGGGACACACAAGTGGAAGGGTGGTCACGCTGTGCCCAGCCCAGATAAACACCAGGCGGGGCAGGGCTCCTgctaaatttcatttttccttcccttcacaccaccccctcccttcctcatTCCCCATGTCCTTTAGACAAATATAACCTCCCACTTAGGGAGGTAAGAACAAGACTGAAGTATTGTACATATTTTCTCTGTATAACTATGTGATGATGCCCTGATAAGGCAATTAATAGGCTTAAAAGACACTTTATGAGTATCTGAAAACATAAAGATGCCGCCCTTTTTGGTTGACAAGGAAAGCAGTTGTTCCTGACTTGTTGTTGACAAATGTTAGGATTTGTTTTTAGTATGTGGATAAAATATGAGCCAATAACCATAAAAGGCTCAGTGTGTACTAGTTTATAGGCggctttctgttttccaaatataGTATTTACCATTTCATCCAGAAGGTAGAAGAAAAACTCATTCTTCCCCCCCTTGTGTTATAAAATAAACTGCTTGTTTCTGACACCTTAGCCTGCCCTAAAAAGTAAGCCCCAgcacatttacttttttcttttacttctaatATTACAGggaaatatgtaatataatttattGTAAAAGACTCATACACTGCAGATGTATGTACAATAAAAGTCATAactttctcttcatctttattCTATATCATCCTTCTTCAGGGGTAACTTTGGTAACAATCTGgcattagttttctttctttcttttaaaaattttatttatttgccagaaagagagagagcgcgcgcacaaggagaggaagcagcaggtagagggaaaagcaggttccccgttgagcaaggagccaataaggggctcgatcccaggactctgggatcatgacctgatccaaaggcagatgcttaaccgatggagccacccaggcatccctgaccttAGTTTTCTATTCTATCTGcacttatatacacacacatacatatacacagagaCAAACACACATCACTCATAGGTAGAGAAGTGCATATATAGAGGTAGACGCagaatttttcatagaaatgggGTCATTATGTAGTTTACTTTTTGTCCTTCAAACATACGCCTTCAGTATCCTCAATGTAGTTTTGTcccatccttttgtttttttcagtaatGAAACAGAACTTTACTAACATTGTAGACTAAATGGCCCTAAAAGACATATGCCCCCAAGTGCATCATAGTACACCTTCTATTTAAATGCATATGAATCTTTCTCGAGGATGGATCACAtgctaggtttaaaaaaaaaaaaaaaaaaaagtggggcacctgagtggctcagtgggttaaaacctctgccttcagctcaggtcatggtcccagggtcctggaatcgagccccacatcgggctctctgctcagcagagagcctgcttctcctctctctctgcctgtctctctgtctacttgtgatctctgcctgtcaaataaataaataaataattttttaaaaaaagtcttctaaaaattttaacccgagtatagttaatatacaatgttacatcctttttaatggctgcatgacTTTCTATCACATGTGCAATCCTTTGTCCAACCTCTGTCTTATTGGTGACCTTGAGGGTGTTTCCAGTTTTGCAGTTTTACAGATTATAATAAAACCTCTATTCCTCGATTCTCTGTCCAACCTCTGTCTTATTGGTGACCTTGAGGGTGTTTCCAGTTTTGCAGTTTTACAGATTATAATAAAACCTCTATTCCTCGATTCTCTGTCCAACCTCTGTCTTATTGGTGACCTTGAGGGTGTTTCCAGTTTTGCAGTTTTACAGATTATAATTAAACCTCTATTCCTCGATTCTCAGACCCTAATTATGGTTCTCTATCTCAGACCCTGCAGGATACAGACAAAGCCCTGCAGAGACGCGGGGCGGACCTACGCATCACATGCCCATTCGTGTGTGTTATTGTCTGGATCTCTGTTTCTTCTATAAGACTTGCCTCCTCAGCTGGAGTGCAGACTTGCCAAAGCCAAGGCATGCCCTAGGTTTCTTTGCATGCTGTAGGTATCCTTTGAGATGTAGGATAATGCAATATACAGTGGGTCCTGAACAGTGTTAGTGAGTATATCAGTGCCTGTGTACCACATGAAGGaaagtttctctttcctttttaatcagACAcaatccccaaaccaaactccaTGTTGTCCCAAGTACCTACGAAATAAAAAAAGTGATTTAGAAGGCTGCGAATAAAGGATAAAGTTTGGGCCATAAGCTGTCTTCCTATTACAAATATGTATGAATCTTACACATTACTCTTTAAACTTCCCATTTTTTGGCctaatttttataactttaaaattctggaagaaaCTCTCAAAATATCCAAATgtacaaaattacattttttaatcaaaagaatggatacagtaaattattttttccaaaattttttaaagattttatttatttggggcacctgggtggctcagtgggttaaagcttctgccttcagctcaggtcatgatcccagagtcctgggatcaagccccgcatcgggctctctgttcagcagggagcctgcttctccctctctctccacctgcctctctgcctacttgtgatccctctctgtcaaataaataaataaaatcttaaaaaaaaaaaagagtgaaaatcttaaaaaaaaaaaaaaaaaagattttatttgacagagagagagagagcaagtacaagcaaggggagcagcagagagagaagaaaagcaggctcccaaatagcagggagcctgattcaagtcttgatcccaggacctcggggtcagagcccaaggcagccatttgacccactgagccacccaggagtcccttgtTTTAACTTTTAAGCCAATGTCCCCATTGTTTAACAGTGACTGACCACACCTACTCAAGGAGATAGGCCCTGTTTATAAGAGCATTTCTTATTCTTCTCACCCCCATTTGCTTTCCTCTTGTAAATTCCAGTCTAGCAgaagaacatcttttttttttttttttaagattttatttatctatttgacaaggagatagagaaagatcacaagtaggcagagaggcaggcgggggtgagtggggggaagcaggctcctcgctgagcaaagagggagatgtagggctagatcccaggaccctcagatcgtgacctgagccgaaggcagaggcttaacccactgagccacccaggtgccccacagcagAATATCTTAAAATGATTTTCCACCTTTCCTCACTCAGAAACTCATTGTCCAAGAAACAAGCTCAAGAAAAAGCTGAGATAGGGAGTGAATGGCAGAGAAATTCTCAGCAGGAAACAGAGTAAGGAGAATTAACTTCTTTCTAGTTCTTCCTGAGCAATGACCTTATCATCTTTCCTCATTACTGTGACTGAAATATTATTAACTCTCCAGTCAGATACATCTTTATTCAAATGTAAACTCAAAACCATTTCCAGGGCAAGATACAAAGATGTTTTTTCAAGCATCCTAGTATCTTTCTCTTTCCATCCATCATAACCCCCAACACAGATTGTTGGTCACATTTATTGGCTTCACTGGACACTTTTTCTCCCTACATACAATATCCAACTTTCTTTCCTGGTTCATTTAGTACCAGGAAAGAGGTAGGCACGTAGCAGAGTATCATTAAGTCATTGTCTTAATCAACAAATTTGTCACAAAAGACACATTGTCAGCAAGGTTCATGAGGAAGCATTAACAAATTTCTTGAGTCACTAAAATTTCACAAGCCCATTAGTTGGCATTTGAGGTAAATAACGTTTTGCTAGTTTTTGTTGATTCAAAAAatattaagcatctactatgtaTTGGGTGTTTAAAAGTTCTTCTTCATTGTGTGGCTTGGCCACTGaactgtttctttttaagaagtgAGACCTCAAATATTTGTGTAAAGCCATTGGGACATCAATACTAATGTGCTGCTACTTGAAAAGATACTTTGAAATCAGTTATTCAACCTAAAGAAGTCAGCTTATACAAAATAGTGTATTTGAATGAATGCTAGGAAATTAGTGTGAGGGttcttggattttaaaataactgaacAGCCCTTTTATTGATCTGACATTGTCATaccgtttattttattttattctgttaagttattttatctctttttcctttatgtcATTGTATAAGTTGCAGAGTCATAGAGTCATTCGGGAAACTAGCAAGTTTTCTAAGACTCGAAAGAACTCACCTGTTagctattttcaaagaaaatatctaGAGCCATAGGAGGAGCATTATCCATGAAAATTAAGACATATTTTAACTCTGTTTTACATAAAAGATTTTGAACTGACATCTTCCAAGTATGCAGGAAATAACCTGTGACTTACATATTTAgtcataggggcgcctgagtggctcagtccgttgggtgtttgcctttggctcaggtcatggccccggggtcctgggatcgagtctgcatgcagctcccagctcagagaagagcctgcttctccctctccctccgcctgttgctctgcctacattcgtgctttctctctatctctctgtcaaataaataaataaaatctttttttaaaaaaaaattagtcataaAAGCAATCGGGACAGAAAATCTTAGGGCTCTGTTATTAAAGCACCTTAAGCAATACATTGAAATACTGGCCAATAAAAGATTTCCTATATATGCTGAAACCAAGTACATTTTTTGTGTAATTCTGAGTTCATAAGAATGATCCAGAGCTTAACTCGTCTGGCACGCAAGTCCGCTGAGGCAGG
It encodes:
- the LOC131823197 gene encoding platelet basic protein-like, whose translation is MKFSRSPAPPGVYLGWAQRDHPSTCVSLYPHLSFPIFFLLTGLEVACIKGIRRAGKTPLPQTSRQPYTLTARSPVSRNDSSLVFSTMSCRRKATSSCPGTSPLRVLQGLFLLSLLLTLFPWTAGKTPSVDKKRFVELRCMCLNTVSGIHPSNIQSLEVLRAGPHCANVEVIATLRNGKEICLDPEAPKIKKIVQKILESSGSTA